In a single window of the Kwoniella shandongensis chromosome 5, complete sequence genome:
- a CDS encoding nuclear distribution protein PAC1 translates to MSSLLSERQKDELHKSMLSYLHSAGMHETYESLKRETDNAEFTNDDPKARWVGLLEKKWTSVIRLQKKIMDLESRNASLLAELSSPTRATTSSASSSTPFIPRAPARHTLTSHRAPITRVAFHPAWTVLASASEDASVKIWDWEGGEMERTVKGHTKAVMDVDFDPKGGLMVTCSSDLTIKLWDTSNDYTNVKTLHGHDHSVSSVRFTPDGEKLVSASRDKTIRVWEVSSGYCVKTFTGHAEWVREVVPSDDGRWLVSCSNDQTSRVWDFSTGETKMELRGHEHVIECAVFAPIAAYGAIRELAGLGAATAGDARAKTPGAFVATGSRDKTIKLWDAQSGQCLRTFVGHDNWIRALVFHPTGKYLLSASDDKTLRIWDLANGRCIKTIDAHGHFVTCMSWGRASVGGGGGEVNGDTKVNGTEGQRRINVLATGSVDQTIKIWTP, encoded by the exons ATGTCGAGCCTCCTCTCTGAACGACAGAAGGATGAGCT ACACAAATCCATGTTATCATACCTTCACTCTGCGGGGATGCACGAGACATACGAGTCGTTGAAACGAGAGACGGACAATGCGGAGTTCACGAATGATGATCCGAAAGCTAGATGGGTAGGGTTATTGGAGAAGAAATGGACAAGTGTGATTAGATTacagaagaag ATCATGGACTTGGAATCACGAAACGCTTCTCTCTTAGCCGAACTTTCCTCCCCGACACGAGCAACCacttcatccgcttcctcttcaacaccgtTCATCCCCCGTGCACCTGCCCGACATACGCTCACATCACACCGAGCACCTATAACGAGAGTCGCCTTTCATCCAGCATGGACCGTGTTAGCGAGTGCGAGTGAAGATGCGAGTGTGAAGATTTGGGActgggaaggtggtgagatggAAAGGACAGTGAAGGGACATACGAAAGCGGTCATGGATGTGGATTTCGATCCAAAAGGAGGgttgatgg TGACATGTTCATCCGACTTGACCATCAAATTATGGGACACATCAAACGATTACACCAATGTCAAGACATTACATGGTCACGACCACTCAGTATCAAGCGTACGTTTTACGCCAGACGGAGAGAAATTGGTCTCAGCGAGTCGAGATAAGACAATACGAGTGTGGGAGGTGTCAAGCGG ATATTGTGTGAAGACATTCACGGGTCATGCGGAATGGGTGAGAGAAGTGGTACCTTCAGACGATGGGAGGTGGTTAGTCAGTTGTTCGAATGATCAG ACATCACGAGTATGGGATTTTTCGACGGGAGAAACGAAAATGGAATTGAGAGGACACGAACATGTGATAGAATGCGCTGTTTTCGCACCGATAGCTGCGTACGGCGCGATAAGAGAACTAGCAGGATTAGGA GCGGCAACGGCAGGTGATGCGAGAGCGAAGACACCCGGAGCGTTCGTGGCTACAGGTTCGAGGGATAAGACGATAAAACTGTGGGATGCGCAATCGGGACAATGTCTACGGACGTTT GTCGGACACGATAATTGGATCCGGGCACTCGTCTTCCATCCTACTGGAAAGTACTTACTATCCGCATCAGACGATAAGACTCTGAGAATATGGGATTTGGCAAATGGTCGATGTATCAAGACGATAGATGCACATGGACATTTCGTAACCTGTATGAGCTGGGGACGCGCCTCtgtcggtggaggaggaggggaggtgAATGGGGACACAAAAGTCAATGGGACGGAAGGACAGAGGAGGATAAATGTCTTGGCGACAGGATCAGTGGATCAGACTATCAAG ATTTGGACACCATAG
- a CDS encoding mitochondrial 37S ribosomal protein mS23 produces MRRIPSQVPSAVSRLLQASVLPTPPTWYIPVLSHPPPQLPPHQIISRPRANDPSLRPGQFTDVAPVPEGELERRDRIRRYKQRKNRPLKVSYEEDRVRRQFFKDFAFEALRPVSLVEGSEIDQSVRVDGEEWTSLEQRGAYPTVEDCISFVINLRKTREMPLSEAYAIATKEFVALRARHELATLAAEVEARHYGAEFKPDAFEREFNLEEKSLESLIPADTRISESTNIKYRKQPRYKWSNTISSSSIPSGEFSGGQSYVEKWRLPEPVQVEGGQQSAGDLLSAIPPPGAETTQGEAGAEAEDDLAFLQSVLGKSRA; encoded by the exons ATGCGACGAATCCCTTCTCAAGTGCCTTCTGCCGTATCTCGATTACTTCAAGCCTCGGTGCTCCCTACCCCTCCAACGTGGTACATCCCCGTTCTGTCTCACCCACCTCCTCAACTACCTCCTCATCAAATCATCTCCCGACCACGAGCGAACGACCCTTCCCTCCGTCCTGGTCAATTCACAGATGTCGCGCCCGTACCTGAGggagagctggagaggagagatcGAATTAGGCGATATAAACAGAGAAAGAACCGACCGTTGAAAGTCAGTTATGAGGAAGATAGGGTCAGGAGACAGTTCTTCAAGGATTTCGCGTTCGAAGCTTTGAGACCTGTCAGTTTGGTCGAAGGTTCCGAGATCGATCAGTCAGTCAGAGTGGACGGTGAAGAATGGACAAGTCTGGAACAGAGAGGAGCGTACCCTACCGTCGAGGA CTGCATCTCATTCGTCATCAACCTTCGCAAAACACGGGAAATGCCACTTTCAGAGGCATACGCTATTGCTACGAAAGAGTTTGTTGCTCTGAGAGCACGACATGAGCTCGCAACTTTGGctgcagaggtggaagcgagacATTATGGCGCAGAATTCAAGCCTGACGCTTTC GAACGAGAATTCAACCTCGAAGAGAAATCACTCGAATCCCTCATCCCCGCTGACACCCGAATCTCCGAATCTACAAATATCAAATATCGCAAACAACCGCGCTACAAGTGGTCCAAcacaatctcatcatcttctatCCCCTCTGGCGAGTTCTCAGGCGGACAATCTTACGTCGAAAAGTGGAGATTGCCTGAACCTGTTCAAGTGGAAGGCGGACAACAGAGTGCGGGCGATTTGTTATCCGCTATTCCACCACCGGGAGCGGAGACAActcaaggagaagcaggagcgGAGGCAGAGGACGATTTGGCTTTCTTGCAATCAGTCTTGGGCAAGTCGAGAGCATAG
- a CDS encoding phosphatidylglycerol/phosphatidylinositol transfer protein has translation MKFTILALIPLLASTASASLAADALSWAGELVSGGKSGGVVSAKDGEVRTMDSWSYVDCGLATDAVQIKSIKVSPDPPVPGKNLTVYVNADVLDVIEEGAYADVTVKLGLIKLLQKQFDVCEEARNNNATVQCPVQPGPYSVAQTVELPKEIPKAKFAVQVRGYTADEDDMLCLDLFVDFMKK, from the exons ATGAAATTCACCATCCTCGCActcatcccccttctcgcAAGTACAGCTTCTGCCTCTCTCGCAGCTGATGCGTTGAGCTGGGCAGGAGAATTAGTCTCTGGTGGCAAGTCGGGAGGTGTGGTCAGTGCCAAGGATGGCGAAGTGAGGACTATGGACTCGTGGAGTTACGTCGACTGTG GTCTCGCAACCGATgctgt CCAAATTAAGTCCATCAAAGTCTCTCCCGACCCCCCTGTCCCCGGAAAGAACCTGACCGTCTATGTCAACGCGGACGTCCTCGATGTAATTGAG GAAGGAGCATATGCCGACGTTACTGTCAAGCTTGGTTTGATCAAGTTGTTACAGAAGCAGTTTGACGTTTGTGAGGAAGC CCGAAACAACAACGCAACCGTTCAGTGTCCCGTCCAACCTGGCCCTTACTCTGTCGCTCAGACCGTCGAGCTCCCCAAGGAGATCCCTAAGG CCAAGTTCGCCGTCCAGGTCCGAGGGTACACAgccgacgaggacgacatGCTCTGTCTCGATCTCTTCGttgacttt ATGAAGAAGTAG
- a CDS encoding 40S ribosomal protein eS6, with protein MKINFANPATGAQKLVDFDDERKTRVFLEKRMGQEVAIDSLGEEWAGYVVRITGGNDKQGFPMKQGVLLQNRTRLLLADGHSCYRSRRDGERKRKSVRGCIVGNDIGVLAVAIVKQGDNDVAGLTDTVLPKRLGPKRATKIRKFFNLSKEDDVRKFVVRREVTQKNGKTTTKAPKIQRLVTPLRLQRKRHLRSLKKRRTEAQKETVAEYKAALAKHAEDRKTHNAAVKAAKKARRSA; from the exons ATGAAGATCAACTTCGCCAACCCCGCCACTGGCGCTCAAAAGCTCGtcgactttgacgatgaGCGAAAGAC CCGTGTgttcttggagaagaggatgggacAAGAGGTCGCTATCGACTCTCTCGGAGAGGAATGGGCCGGTTACGTCGTCAGGATCACTGGCGGTAACGACAAGCAAGGTTTCCCCATGAAGCAGG GTGTCCTCTTGCAAAACCGAACCAGGCTCCTTCTCGCTGACGGTCACTCTTGTTACcgatctcgacgagatggtgagaggaagaggaag TCCGTCCGAGGTTGCATTGTCGGTAACGACATCGGTGTCCTCGCCGTTGCCATCGTCAAGCAGGGTGACAACGACGTTGCCGGTCTCACCGACACCGTCCTCCCCAAGCGACTCGGTCCCAAGCGAGCGACCAAGATCCGAAAGTTCTTCAACTTgtccaaggaggatgatgtcAGGAAGTTTGTCGTTCGACGAGAGGTCACCCAGAAGAACGGAAAGACCACCACCAAGGCTCCCAagatccag CGACTCGTCACTCCCTTGCGTCTCCAGAGGAAGCGTCACCTTCGTTCgctcaagaagaggaggaccgAGGCCCAGAAGGAGACCGTTGCCGAGTACAAGGCCGCTCTCGCCAAGCACGCCGAGGACAGGAAGACCCACAACGCCGCCGTCAAGGCTGCCAAGAAGGCCCGCAGGTCCGCTTAA
- a CDS encoding 40S ribosomal protein uS15 yields the protein MHSKGKGISASALPYRRSQPSWSKATPEEVIDQIFKLARRGLSPSQIGVILRDSQGVPQVKSVTGNKILRILKTNGLAPSIPEDLYHLIKKAVSVRKHLERNRGDKDAKFRMILIESRIHRLARYYIKTQQVPATFKYEAATASTLVA from the exons ATGCACTCCAAAGGCAAGGGTATCTCCGCCTCTGCTCTCCCTTACCGTCGATCTCAACCCTCTTGGTCCAAGGCCACCCCCGAGGAAGTTATCGACCAGATCTTCAAGCTTGCTCGACGAGgtctctccccttctcagATCGGTGTCATCCTCAGAGACTCTCAGGGTGTCCCCCAGGTCAAGAGCGTCACCGGTAACAAGATTTTGAGGATCTTGAAGACCAACG GCCTCGCCCCCTCCATCCCCGAGGACCTTTACCACCTCATCAAGAAGGCCGTCTCCGTCCGAAAGCACCTCGAGCGAAACCGAGGTGACAAGGATGCCAAGTT CCGAATGATTCTCATCGAGTCCCGAATCCACCGACTCGCTCGATACTACATCAAGACCCAGCAGGTCCCCGCTACCTTCAAGTACGAGGCCGCTACCGCTTCTACCCTCGTCGCTTAA